GGCGAGATCCCGGAATGGTATATGCATGAATATGTGGAAGGCAGGCTTCTTGGGTCCTTTTATGAAATGCCGGCAAAGAACGAAAAAGAAATTTATGCGAAAAATGCCGTGAAAAATCTTCTGGGGCTCCAGGGGATATCGGATGTTTTCAAGGCTGAGGCCGAGAAAAGCGGCATTATAAAGAATATAAAAAAACGGGGATATGAGGATTATAAGAATACGATCGGGTTCTATAGAAAAGAAAAAGTCGGGAATGGAAAAGTTGACCATGAAAAAATATCCGACCTTCTTGAGAAGAATAAAAAAGAGTTGGACGAGGACCTTGTTGTTGCTCATGGGGATTTCACGCTGGCAAACCAGATAATCGATGAGAGGGGTGATGTCTATCTTTCTGATTGGGAATCGGTCAGGATCGATAATATGGCCGCTGATCTGACCCATCTCTGGGTGCAGACCTGGAGATATCCCGCATGGAGAAAGAAGCTTCTCGGAATATTTTTGAATGAGCTTCCGGAAGCGAGGAAAGAAAGGTTTAAAAATATTTTCAGAATAACGGCCATCGAACAGTCGCTTGCGGAAATAAAGTGGAACTCGGCGCTCTGCGACAAAAAATACAAGAAAGGCGTGATCGACATTTCCATCATTGTGATAAAGACGGCATTGGAGGGATTCGAGGGACTACTTTCAATGTAAAAGCCATTTGGATTTAATTGATTATTTTAATCATTATGGTAGAAATAAAGGTTTTGATAGAAGGTGTTCATGAGAGCGACAAAGTATTCAAGGCAAGCTCCACGGTGACGCTAATCAAGTCTGATAAAAATATAATTGTTGATACCGGCTCATTTTTAGATGAGCAAAAAATAGTTGACGCGTTAGCTAAAGAAAACCTAAAATCGAAGGACATTGATCTGGTAGTTCTTACTCATTTGCACATAGATCATTCAAGAAATACAAACATTTTTTCGAATGCTGTTCTTTATGTAAAACATTCTCATTTTCCCGGCTCTAAATGGAATATTAATGATATAACTTGCGAAACTGTAGAGCTCGATAATTTGGAAATAGCACAGGGTGTCAAAATAATTCTGAGCCCTGGTCATTTTCCGTATCACATATCGGTGGTTGTAAAAACTAAGGACGGTATCGTTGTTATTGCAGGAGATGCGGTTTCAACAAAAGAAGCTCTCGGAAAAATACCATACCCGCAATGGAATGATGAGGAATATTTGAAGAGCCAAAAGAAGATTATGGAAATTTCCGATTGGATAATTCCGGGCCATGGAGGAATGTTTAAGGTAAATAAATAAAATATGTTTGTCATCTCGAGCGAAGCTTTTGAGCTTTTGAAGCAAGAAAGCGAAGTCGAGAGATCCCTCCAGTGTCGCTAGAAATTTATTTACAAGGATATCCACGGCAGAGCGATCTCTCCACTCTCCCGAGTACTCGGGATCGGTCGAGATGACAAAAACCTCATAAAATAAAAAGGAGAGTAAATATGTCGAAGGAATATGTTTATTATGTTTACATAATTGCAAGTGTTACCGGAACTCTATATGTCGGAGTTACGAATAATTTACAGCGTAGAGTATTTGAACATAAACAAGATTCGATTGAAGGATTTACTAAAATATATTCTTGTCACAAGTTGGTATATTATGAGCAGTATTCGGATATTCGCGATGCAATATCGAGAGAAAAACAATTGAAAAAGTGGAGGAGGGATAAAAAAGAAAAATTGATTAGGACCGGTAATTCTTCATGGAAAGATTTAAGCTTGGATCTCTGATCGTGGAAAGAGGGATCCCTCGGCGTTGCTCGGGATGACATATATATATATATTAATGTGTCATTCACCGATCCGCCGGCTGGCGGAGAGTGGAGGAATCGCTCTTCATGCGAAATGATGGTTACTGTGTCGATTTATCAAGTTAAATATTACAAATGAAAAAACTTCGAATCGCGCAACTTGCTCCGCTTTGGGAGACTATTCCTCCAAAAAAATATGGCGGAATCGAGATCATGATCGACCGCATAACCAACGAACTTGTGAAGAGGGGGCACGAGGTCACGCTTTTTGCGACCGGAAACTCAAAGACAAGCGCAAAGCTGGAATCGGTTTTTCCAAGGTCGCTATTTGAAGAGAAGATGGATTGGTTCCATAGATCCCAGAACCTGATCAA
The sequence above is drawn from the Candidatus Paceibacterota bacterium genome and encodes:
- a CDS encoding MBL fold metallo-hydrolase codes for the protein MVEIKVLIEGVHESDKVFKASSTVTLIKSDKNIIVDTGSFLDEQKIVDALAKENLKSKDIDLVVLTHLHIDHSRNTNIFSNAVLYVKHSHFPGSKWNINDITCETVELDNLEIAQGVKIILSPGHFPYHISVVVKTKDGIVVIAGDAVSTKEALGKIPYPQWNDEEYLKSQKKIMEISDWIIPGHGGMFKVNK
- a CDS encoding GIY-YIG nuclease family protein, whose amino-acid sequence is MSKEYVYYVYIIASVTGTLYVGVTNNLQRRVFEHKQDSIEGFTKIYSCHKLVYYEQYSDIRDAISREKQLKKWRRDKKEKLIRTGNSSWKDLSLDL